The Oceanithermus desulfurans genome has a window encoding:
- a CDS encoding ankyrin repeat domain-containing protein — protein sequence MKKIASLVLFAWVLLASGSTLPCEPCPPAPLHYAAWSGNLSWMRHLLAYGASPNQPDTYFKTPLHFAAEAGHVDAVRLLLAAGAQVDAFEVLEGTPLTHAAVAGHADVVRLLLKVGADPNRTFLNPESQDCYEWGCSLSPLEAAAKGGHAEVVRILLQGGAHPFTPRDEHDREFWPNAFQHALLGNHPEAAWLLAERMLTSLERAAFYGSARKVRELLGKGQDPNEVGRSGCTPLHLAAWQGELEVVRILLQAGAQRNARCHKPLPNFTPVELAALGGWPDVVELLAKGGPEYRALQLAVYKRRGAGPAEGRSERSPDRPAVVRYLVEKLKTPVAAPKEYRGFTYPDPWRYRLDFEGAPLELAAKNGQANALALMLKSKPGDLDLSGPYGHWLLAKAATSGHLEVVRLLVEAGAPVNDPLSPELPSPALAEAVRSGHRHVVRYLLERGAKTSPDQVPERGRSYEWQGYGYALQLHPPLVEAAARGDLAMVRLLVKHGAWLGRYLTTVPLGWIDRESWTGLVIFDYYQVTPLEVAVHEGRLQVARYLVEKGAVPPPGLLEVAARQANPEMVRFVLGLKPGREERKRALAWATDADVVRLLLGADRPGKADIAGSGVPAEALYQAIVNKRHEALRTLLEAGANPNTRSEWGVPPDDDSVSPLFSAILNDDPVAARLLAINGATFKDEAERKQAVEAAGRTLKPYLAMIVANLTGRQELVCPAIERYNKHRLDAGEGIPMEFQLTSCL from the coding sequence ATGAAAAAGATAGCGAGCCTCGTCCTGTTCGCTTGGGTCCTCCTGGCCTCCGGGTCCACGCTGCCATGTGAACCCTGCCCACCCGCCCCCCTCCATTACGCGGCCTGGAGCGGCAACCTTTCCTGGATGCGGCACCTGCTCGCGTACGGCGCCTCGCCGAATCAGCCTGATACTTACTTCAAGACTCCGCTCCACTTCGCAGCCGAGGCGGGGCATGTGGACGCGGTTCGCCTGCTCCTCGCCGCCGGGGCGCAAGTCGATGCGTTTGAGGTCCTTGAGGGCACCCCCCTCACCCACGCCGCGGTGGCGGGACACGCCGACGTCGTCCGTTTGCTGCTCAAGGTGGGCGCCGATCCCAACCGCACCTTCTTAAACCCGGAAAGCCAAGATTGCTACGAATGGGGCTGTTCCCTTTCACCCCTGGAGGCGGCGGCCAAGGGCGGCCACGCGGAGGTCGTACGCATCCTGCTCCAAGGGGGGGCCCACCCCTTCACGCCCAGAGATGAGCACGACAGAGAGTTCTGGCCGAACGCTTTCCAGCACGCCCTCCTGGGAAATCACCCCGAGGCCGCGTGGCTGCTCGCCGAACGCATGCTAACCTCTCTCGAACGCGCCGCTTTTTATGGTAGCGCCCGGAAAGTGCGGGAGCTCCTGGGCAAGGGCCAGGACCCGAACGAAGTGGGGCGCTCGGGTTGCACCCCCCTTCACCTCGCCGCCTGGCAGGGTGAGCTGGAGGTCGTCCGCATCCTGCTCCAGGCGGGGGCCCAACGAAACGCGCGCTGCCACAAGCCGCTCCCCAACTTCACCCCCGTAGAACTCGCCGCCCTCGGCGGCTGGCCCGACGTGGTCGAGCTTCTGGCCAAGGGCGGCCCGGAGTACCGGGCCTTGCAGCTCGCGGTTTACAAGCGAAGGGGCGCAGGCCCGGCCGAGGGCCGCTCAGAAAGAAGCCCCGACCGCCCGGCCGTCGTCCGCTACCTCGTCGAAAAGCTCAAGACCCCGGTGGCCGCCCCGAAGGAGTACAGAGGCTTCACCTATCCCGATCCCTGGCGTTATCGGCTCGACTTCGAGGGGGCCCCGCTCGAGCTCGCCGCCAAGAACGGCCAGGCAAACGCCTTGGCGCTAATGCTGAAGTCGAAGCCCGGGGACCTTGACCTAAGCGGGCCCTACGGCCACTGGCTCCTGGCCAAGGCGGCAACAAGCGGCCACCTGGAGGTGGTGCGCCTGCTCGTCGAAGCCGGGGCGCCGGTGAACGACCCCCTGTCTCCGGAGCTGCCGAGCCCGGCCCTCGCGGAGGCGGTACGGTCGGGCCACCGCCACGTGGTTCGCTACCTGCTCGAAAGGGGGGCCAAGACGAGCCCCGACCAGGTTCCCGAGCGGGGCCGGAGCTACGAGTGGCAGGGCTACGGCTACGCGCTCCAGCTGCACCCGCCGCTCGTCGAGGCGGCCGCCCGGGGCGACCTCGCGATGGTCCGGCTCCTGGTGAAGCACGGGGCCTGGCTTGGGCGCTACCTCACCACCGTCCCCTTGGGCTGGATAGATCGTGAATCGTGGACTGGGTTGGTGATATTCGACTATTACCAGGTTACGCCACTCGAGGTCGCCGTTCACGAGGGCCGCCTCCAGGTGGCGCGCTACCTGGTGGAGAAGGGGGCCGTCCCGCCGCCGGGCCTGCTCGAAGTCGCCGCCCGGCAGGCGAACCCGGAAATGGTCCGATTCGTGCTCGGGCTGAAGCCGGGGCGAGAGGAGCGGAAGCGGGCGCTTGCCTGGGCCACGGATGCGGACGTTGTCCGGCTCCTCCTTGGCGCTGACCGGCCCGGGAAAGCGGATATCGCGGGGAGTGGTGTGCCGGCCGAGGCGCTCTATCAAGCCATTGTTAATAAGCGCCACGAGGCCCTCCGCACCCTTCTCGAGGCAGGAGCGAACCCGAACACCCGATCCGAATGGGGCGTTCCACCGGACGATGATTCGGTCTCGCCGCTGTTTTCAGCCATCCTCAACGACGACCCGGTTGCCGCCAGGTTGCTCGCGATTAACGGCGCAACCTTCAAGGACGAGGCCGAGCGAAAGCAGGCGGTCGAGGCCGCAGGCCGTACCCTGAAGCCCTACCTGGCCATGATCGTGGCCAACCTAACCGGCCGGCAGGAGCTCGTCTGTCCGGCGATCGAGCGCTACAACAAGCACCGACTGGACGCTGGCGAAGGCATTCCTATGGAATTCCAGCTGACGTCCTGCCTGTAG
- a CDS encoding amidase — MSYDLKDVKMPVLTGRALRTFAAALDGRVTGPALVKKLMADAGVPRLAELKDLPAPLFLPLAPAPEPVPEAHAPRPRLASRLVAIFRREAAPENPPEPPGGPAPFRSAADFVAAYESGKTTPEEVAERFLAAYAELNPKLHAFIAVNPDDVRAQAAASAMRWRRGEPLGPLDGVPVAVKDELDVAGYPTTVGTAFLKEVAAEDATAVARLRAAGALIVGKANMHELGANPTGHNPHHGHAKNPYDPARDTGGSSSGPAAAVASGLVPLALGADAGGSIRVPAALTGVYGLKPTFGGVSEHGAYPICWSVAHVGPLGAGAYDVALAHRLIAGPDPADPHTASAPVPEAPDWRREDLSGLKVGVWPAWFDHAEPEVVEVARAALAQLEEAGAEVVAFELPGLDDARIAHAVTVLVEMGRSFQRTQEHWRALAPATRINLKIGQSAAGADYVAAQQVRARMVAALDEVLGRVDLIATPTTAIVAPPIPKAAEPDGISDLGTVTKLMRFIFLTNLTGHPSLSLPAGYTEAGLPVGLQLIGRAWGERTLLETARVLERSGKRRRPQAFVDLLD; from the coding sequence ATGAGCTACGACCTCAAAGACGTCAAGATGCCGGTGCTCACCGGCCGGGCGCTGCGCACCTTCGCCGCCGCCCTCGACGGCCGCGTCACCGGCCCGGCCCTGGTGAAGAAGCTGATGGCCGACGCGGGCGTGCCCCGGCTGGCCGAACTCAAGGACCTGCCCGCCCCGCTCTTCTTGCCGCTCGCGCCCGCCCCCGAACCCGTCCCCGAGGCCCACGCGCCCAGGCCACGCCTCGCCTCGCGCTTGGTGGCCATCTTTCGCCGCGAAGCGGCTCCCGAAAACCCGCCCGAGCCCCCCGGTGGACCCGCGCCCTTCCGGAGCGCCGCCGACTTCGTCGCCGCCTACGAAAGCGGCAAGACCACGCCCGAGGAGGTGGCCGAGCGTTTCCTCGCCGCCTACGCCGAGCTCAACCCCAAGCTGCACGCCTTCATCGCCGTGAATCCCGACGACGTCCGCGCCCAGGCCGCCGCCTCGGCGATGCGCTGGCGCCGCGGCGAGCCGCTGGGTCCGCTCGACGGCGTGCCCGTGGCCGTCAAGGACGAGCTCGACGTGGCCGGCTACCCCACCACCGTCGGCACCGCCTTCCTGAAGGAGGTGGCCGCGGAAGACGCCACCGCCGTCGCCCGGCTGCGCGCCGCCGGGGCGCTGATCGTGGGCAAGGCCAACATGCACGAGCTGGGGGCCAACCCCACCGGCCACAACCCCCACCACGGCCACGCCAAGAACCCCTACGACCCGGCGCGCGACACCGGCGGCAGCTCGTCGGGTCCGGCCGCGGCCGTCGCCAGCGGCCTGGTGCCCCTGGCCCTGGGGGCCGACGCCGGCGGCTCCATCCGCGTGCCGGCGGCGCTCACCGGCGTCTACGGCCTCAAGCCCACCTTCGGCGGCGTCAGCGAGCACGGCGCCTACCCGATCTGCTGGAGCGTGGCCCACGTGGGCCCGCTGGGCGCCGGCGCCTACGACGTGGCCCTGGCCCACCGCCTGATCGCCGGACCCGACCCGGCCGACCCCCACACCGCCTCGGCTCCGGTGCCCGAAGCACCCGACTGGCGCCGCGAGGACCTCTCGGGCCTCAAGGTCGGCGTCTGGCCCGCTTGGTTCGACCACGCCGAGCCGGAGGTGGTCGAGGTGGCCCGCGCCGCGCTAGCGCAACTGGAAGAAGCGGGGGCCGAGGTCGTCGCGTTCGAGCTGCCCGGCCTCGACGACGCCCGCATCGCCCACGCGGTGACCGTGCTGGTGGAGATGGGGCGCAGCTTCCAGCGCACCCAGGAGCACTGGCGCGCGCTGGCCCCGGCCACCCGCATCAACCTGAAGATCGGCCAGAGCGCCGCCGGAGCCGACTACGTGGCCGCCCAGCAGGTGCGGGCGCGCATGGTGGCGGCGCTGGACGAGGTGCTCGGCCGGGTGGACCTGATCGCCACCCCCACCACGGCCATCGTCGCGCCGCCCATCCCCAAGGCCGCCGAGCCCGACGGCATCAGCGACCTGGGCACGGTCACCAAGCTGATGCGCTTCATCTTCCTGACCAACCTGACCGGCCACCCCTCGCTCTCGCTGCCGGCGGGGTACACCGAGGCGGGCCTGCCCGTGGGGCTGCAGCTCATCGGCCGCGCCTGGGGCGAGCGGACGCTTCTGGAAACCGCACGGGTGCTCGAGCGCTCCGGCAAGCGCCGGCGGCCGCAGGCGTTCGTGGACCTGCTGGACTGA
- the trmB gene encoding tRNA (guanosine(46)-N7)-methyltransferase TrmB — translation MLLVPADLPFPADPEALYGRGGPWVLEIGFGDGRFLVELARLHPEWNLLGAEVAPASVSRALRRLKREGVTQARLFRGDARFLLRNLVGPRALERVYVNFPDPWPKKKHAQRRLLQVPFFRLLSTRLAAGGALWLTTDHPEYYEFATAEARASGLFEVRPGPPPPETLRTKYARKWLDQSRPIFHAAFAKTAEADEAFPPIRRYPVPHALMQGTPPPAEAFRKQVETAPEANVVLLEAWQAGPGLVVLARVEEAELAQEVLLEARPSSKGVYVGLRPSCSPLVTAGVKRAVGLLVRWLEAQGLETAQRSY, via the coding sequence GTGCTGCTCGTGCCCGCAGATCTACCCTTCCCCGCCGACCCCGAGGCCCTCTACGGCCGCGGCGGCCCCTGGGTGCTGGAAATCGGCTTTGGGGACGGGCGTTTTCTGGTGGAGCTCGCCCGGCTCCACCCCGAATGGAACCTGCTCGGCGCCGAGGTGGCCCCGGCCAGCGTGAGCCGGGCGCTCCGGCGCCTGAAGCGCGAAGGCGTAACCCAGGCGCGCCTCTTCCGCGGCGACGCCCGCTTCCTCCTGCGCAACCTGGTGGGCCCGCGGGCGCTCGAGCGCGTCTACGTCAACTTCCCCGACCCCTGGCCCAAGAAGAAGCACGCGCAGCGGCGCCTTCTGCAGGTGCCCTTCTTCCGCCTGCTCTCGACCCGGCTGGCCGCGGGCGGGGCGCTCTGGCTCACCACCGACCACCCCGAGTACTACGAATTCGCCACCGCCGAGGCCCGCGCCAGCGGCCTCTTCGAGGTGCGCCCGGGCCCGCCCCCGCCCGAGACCCTGCGCACCAAGTACGCCCGCAAGTGGCTCGACCAGTCGAGGCCCATCTTCCACGCCGCCTTCGCCAAGACCGCCGAGGCCGACGAGGCCTTCCCCCCGATCCGGAGGTACCCCGTGCCCCACGCCCTGATGCAAGGAACCCCGCCCCCCGCCGAAGCCTTCCGCAAGCAGGTGGAGACCGCTCCCGAGGCCAACGTGGTGCTGCTCGAGGCCTGGCAGGCCGGCCCCGGCCTGGTCGTGCTCGCCCGGGTGGAGGAGGCCGAGCTGGCCCAGGAGGTGCTGCTCGAGGCCCGGCCCAGCAGCAAGGGGGTCTACGTGGGCCTGCGCCCCAGCTGCAGCCCGCTCGTCACCGCCGGGGTCAAGCGGGCCGTGGGCCTCCTGGTCCGCTGGCTCGAAGCGCAGGGGCTCGAGACCGCGCAGCGCAGCTACTGA
- a CDS encoding nucleoside triphosphate pyrophosphohydrolase family protein: MPLDPTAPDLDTYQKKSRKTWSLIHTDHPITYPTLGLVNEAGELAGKVKKIFRDKGGVIGPEDREALKYELGDVLWYLAQIATELDLSLREVAEANLEKLFDRLERGAIQGEGDHR, from the coding sequence ATGCCCCTCGACCCCACCGCACCCGACCTGGACACCTACCAGAAGAAGTCGCGCAAGACCTGGAGCCTCATCCACACCGACCACCCCATCACCTACCCCACCCTGGGCCTGGTCAACGAGGCCGGCGAGCTGGCTGGCAAGGTCAAGAAGATCTTCCGCGACAAGGGCGGGGTGATCGGCCCCGAGGACCGCGAGGCCCTCAAGTACGAGCTGGGCGACGTGCTGTGGTACCTGGCGCAGATCGCCACCGAGCTGGACCTCAGCCTGCGCGAGGTGGCCGAGGCCAACCTGGAAAAGCTCTTCGACCGGCTCGAGCGCGGCGCCATCCAGGGCGAGGGCGACCACCGCTAG